In Meriones unguiculatus strain TT.TT164.6M chromosome 17, Bangor_MerUng_6.1, whole genome shotgun sequence, a single window of DNA contains:
- the LOC110564919 gene encoding cytochrome P450 4F6 isoform X1: MLQLSLPWLGLGPVAASLWHLLLLGGASWILARILARIYAFHDYCCRLRCFPQPPKPNWFWGHLAMMTNSEESMQFIARLGHYFRDTHLFWIGPVYPVLRLIHPKFIAPLLQASAAVAPKEMTFYGFLKPWLGDGLLLSAGKKWSHHRRLLTPAFHFDILKPYVKIFNKSVNTMHAKWQRLASEGSARLDMFEHISLMTLDSLQKCIFSFDSNCQESPSEYIAAILELSALVVKRSQRLLLYADFLYYLTADGRRFRKACDLVHNFTDAVIRERRRTLNTQGVDAFLKAKAKTKTLDFIDVLLLAKDEHGKELSDEDIRAEADTFMFGGHDTTASGLSWILYNLARHPEYQERCRQEVRELLRDREPEEIEWDDLARLPFLTMCIKESLRLHPPVSIISRRCTHDVELPDGRVIPKGTVCVVSIFGAHHNPSVWPDPEVYDPFRFDPENSQKRSPLAFIPFSAGSRNCIGQTFAMSEMKVGLALTLLRFRVLPGDKEPRRKPELILRAEGGLWLRVEPLSAQ; this comes from the exons ATGCTACAGCTGAGCCTGCCCTGGCTTGGCCTGGGGCCCGTGGCTGCCTCCCTATGGCATCTCCtgctgctgggtggggcctcCTGGATTCTAGCCCGAATTCTGGCCCGAATCTATGCCTTCCACGACTACTGCTGCCGCCTTCGCTGCTTCCCGCAGCCCCCTAAACCAAACTGGTTTTGGGGTCATTTGGCCATG ATGACGAACAGTGAGGAAAGCATGCAGTTCATTGCACGCTTGGGCCACTACTTCCGGGATACCCACCTCTTTTGGATTGGACCTGTCTACCCTGTCCTGCGGCTCATCCACCCTAAGTTCATTGCTCCCCTGCTTCAAGCCTCAG CTGCTGTCGCACCCAAGGAAATGACTTTCTATGGCTTCCTGAAGCCCTGGCTAG GGGACGGGCTCCTGCTGAGCGCTGGTAAGAAGTGGAGCCACCACCGGCGCCTGCTGACACCCGCCTTTCACTTCGACATCCTGAAGCCCTACGTGAAGATTTTCAACAAGAGTGTGAACACCATGCAC GCTAAGTGGCAGCGCCTGGCCTCCGAGGGCAGCGCCCGTCTGGACATGTTTGAACACATCAGCCTCATGACTTTGGACAGTCTGCAGAAATGCATCTTCAGCTTCGACAGCAACTGTCAGGA GTCCCCCAGTGAATACATTGCAGCTATCTTGGAGCTCAGCGCCCTCGTAGTAAAAAGGTCCCAGCGGCTCCTCCTGTATGCGGACTTCCTGTACTACCTCACTGCTGATGGGCGGCGCTTCCGCAAGGCCTGTGACCTGGTGCACAACTTCACAGATGCTGTCATCAGGGAGAGACGCCGCACCCTCAATACCCAGGGTGTTGATGCATTCCTCAAGGCCAAGGCTAAGACTAAAACTTTAGACTTCATTGATGTGCTCTTGTTAGCCAAG GATGAACATGGAAAGGAGCTGTCAGATGAGGACATCCGAGCAGAGGCTGACACCTTCATGTTTGGAG GCCATGACACCACAGCCAGTGGGCTCTCCTGGATCCTGTACAACCTGGCGAGGCACCCAGAATACCAGGAGCGCTGCCGGCAGGAGGTGCGGGAGCTCCTGAGGGACCGAGAGCCTGAGGAGATTGAATG GGACGACCTGGCCCGGCTGCCCTTCCTGACCATGTGCATCAAGGAGAGTCTGCGGCTGCACCCCCCAGTCTCAATAATCTCCCGCCGCTGCACCCACGACGTTGAGCTGCCAGATGGCAGGGTCATCCCCAAAG GGACCGTCTGTGTCGTCAGCATTTTTGGGGCTCACCACAACCCTTCAGTCTGGCCAGACCCTGAG GTCTATGACCCCTTTAGATTTGACCCAGAAAACTCACAGAAGAGGTCACCTCTGGCATTCATTCCCTTCTCAGCGGGCTCCAG GAACTGCATAGGACAGACTTTCGCCATGAGCGAGATGAAGGTGGGGCTGGCGCTGACGCTGCTGCGCTTCCGCGTCCTGCCGGGTGACAAGGAGCCGCGCCGGAAGCCGGAGCTGATCCTGCGCGCAGAGGGCGGGCTGTGGCTGCGGGTGGAGCCGCTGAGCGCACAGTGA
- the LOC110564919 gene encoding cytochrome P450 4F6 isoform X2, which yields MPGYICVTFGTFVSFLRCIGSTQPDRARLLNVHVRLFCAMSRNAMCVVSMTDHDNTCHMSRDMSAAVAPKEMTFYGFLKPWLGDGLLLSAGKKWSHHRRLLTPAFHFDILKPYVKIFNKSVNTMHAKWQRLASEGSARLDMFEHISLMTLDSLQKCIFSFDSNCQESPSEYIAAILELSALVVKRSQRLLLYADFLYYLTADGRRFRKACDLVHNFTDAVIRERRRTLNTQGVDAFLKAKAKTKTLDFIDVLLLAKDEHGKELSDEDIRAEADTFMFGGHDTTASGLSWILYNLARHPEYQERCRQEVRELLRDREPEEIEWDDLARLPFLTMCIKESLRLHPPVSIISRRCTHDVELPDGRVIPKGTVCVVSIFGAHHNPSVWPDPEVYDPFRFDPENSQKRSPLAFIPFSAGSRNCIGQTFAMSEMKVGLALTLLRFRVLPGDKEPRRKPELILRAEGGLWLRVEPLSAQ from the exons ATGCCTGGATACATCTGCGTCACATTTGGGACATTTGTATCTTTTCTGAGATGTATCGGAAGCACACAACCTGATCGTGCCAGATTGCTGAATGTGCATGTCAGACTATTTTGTGCCATGTCAAGGAACGCCATGTGTGTTGTGTCCATGACAGATCACGATAACACATGCCATATGTCCCGGGATATGTCAG CTGCTGTCGCACCCAAGGAAATGACTTTCTATGGCTTCCTGAAGCCCTGGCTAG GGGACGGGCTCCTGCTGAGCGCTGGTAAGAAGTGGAGCCACCACCGGCGCCTGCTGACACCCGCCTTTCACTTCGACATCCTGAAGCCCTACGTGAAGATTTTCAACAAGAGTGTGAACACCATGCAC GCTAAGTGGCAGCGCCTGGCCTCCGAGGGCAGCGCCCGTCTGGACATGTTTGAACACATCAGCCTCATGACTTTGGACAGTCTGCAGAAATGCATCTTCAGCTTCGACAGCAACTGTCAGGA GTCCCCCAGTGAATACATTGCAGCTATCTTGGAGCTCAGCGCCCTCGTAGTAAAAAGGTCCCAGCGGCTCCTCCTGTATGCGGACTTCCTGTACTACCTCACTGCTGATGGGCGGCGCTTCCGCAAGGCCTGTGACCTGGTGCACAACTTCACAGATGCTGTCATCAGGGAGAGACGCCGCACCCTCAATACCCAGGGTGTTGATGCATTCCTCAAGGCCAAGGCTAAGACTAAAACTTTAGACTTCATTGATGTGCTCTTGTTAGCCAAG GATGAACATGGAAAGGAGCTGTCAGATGAGGACATCCGAGCAGAGGCTGACACCTTCATGTTTGGAG GCCATGACACCACAGCCAGTGGGCTCTCCTGGATCCTGTACAACCTGGCGAGGCACCCAGAATACCAGGAGCGCTGCCGGCAGGAGGTGCGGGAGCTCCTGAGGGACCGAGAGCCTGAGGAGATTGAATG GGACGACCTGGCCCGGCTGCCCTTCCTGACCATGTGCATCAAGGAGAGTCTGCGGCTGCACCCCCCAGTCTCAATAATCTCCCGCCGCTGCACCCACGACGTTGAGCTGCCAGATGGCAGGGTCATCCCCAAAG GGACCGTCTGTGTCGTCAGCATTTTTGGGGCTCACCACAACCCTTCAGTCTGGCCAGACCCTGAG GTCTATGACCCCTTTAGATTTGACCCAGAAAACTCACAGAAGAGGTCACCTCTGGCATTCATTCCCTTCTCAGCGGGCTCCAG GAACTGCATAGGACAGACTTTCGCCATGAGCGAGATGAAGGTGGGGCTGGCGCTGACGCTGCTGCGCTTCCGCGTCCTGCCGGGTGACAAGGAGCCGCGCCGGAAGCCGGAGCTGATCCTGCGCGCAGAGGGCGGGCTGTGGCTGCGGGTGGAGCCGCTGAGCGCACAGTGA